A genomic segment from Propioniciclava sp. MC1595 encodes:
- the manA gene encoding mannose-6-phosphate isomerase, class I, whose translation MEHLRGTLIHYPWGTFDTIHELLGTEPDGRPVAEFWLGAHTLAPSSLADATLDQALAQRPELLGARSVDEFGPYLPYLMKVLSARHPLSLQAHPSRALAEEGFAAEEAAGVPLTAPQRVYKDDWPKPEILVALEEFHALCGFRDPSITIALFEALEVGPSIERVIGPLRSRGGEAGLQEVFLQLLAMKEQQVDIVDAVLAAAVERRDEPGELGDFARTALELDDVFPRDPGILAALLLNRVTLQPGQGLYTPAGVMHAHLRGTGVEVMASSDNVIRGGLTTKHIAVDELVRVVDFGWGEPEVIDATETAPGVFDYPTHCHEFDVWRLELAADAPLELPSPEGARIVLVTRGTVVLSDEERTLELSKGDSVFVPATNPAITASGDAQVFLAAPGLA comes from the coding sequence ATGGAGCACCTGCGGGGCACGCTCATCCACTACCCGTGGGGCACGTTCGACACCATCCACGAGCTGCTCGGCACCGAGCCCGACGGGCGCCCCGTGGCGGAGTTCTGGCTCGGCGCGCACACCCTCGCCCCCTCGTCGCTGGCCGACGCCACGCTGGACCAGGCGCTGGCCCAGCGCCCGGAACTGCTCGGCGCGCGCAGCGTCGACGAGTTCGGCCCCTACCTGCCGTACCTGATGAAGGTCCTGTCCGCCCGCCACCCCCTGTCGCTGCAGGCGCACCCCTCCCGCGCGCTGGCCGAGGAGGGCTTCGCCGCCGAGGAGGCCGCCGGCGTCCCGTTGACCGCCCCGCAGCGGGTGTACAAGGACGACTGGCCCAAGCCCGAGATCCTCGTGGCGCTGGAGGAGTTCCACGCGCTGTGCGGGTTCCGCGACCCGTCGATCACGATCGCGTTGTTCGAGGCGCTGGAGGTGGGCCCGTCGATCGAGCGGGTCATCGGTCCCCTGCGCTCGCGCGGCGGGGAGGCCGGGCTGCAGGAGGTGTTCCTGCAGCTGCTCGCCATGAAGGAGCAGCAGGTCGACATCGTGGACGCCGTCCTGGCCGCCGCCGTCGAGCGCCGCGACGAGCCGGGCGAGCTGGGCGACTTCGCCCGCACCGCCCTCGAGCTGGACGACGTGTTCCCGCGCGACCCCGGCATCCTGGCCGCGCTCCTACTCAACCGCGTCACCCTCCAGCCGGGCCAGGGCCTCTACACCCCGGCCGGCGTCATGCACGCCCACCTCCGGGGCACCGGCGTCGAGGTGATGGCGTCCAGCGACAACGTCATCCGCGGCGGGCTCACGACCAAGCACATCGCCGTCGACGAGCTGGTCCGGGTCGTCGACTTCGGCTGGGGCGAGCCCGAGGTGATCGACGCCACCGAGACGGCCCCCGGCGTGTTCGACTACCCCACGCACTGCCACGAGTTCGACGTCTGGCGCCTGGAGCTGGCGGCCGACGCGCCGCTGGAGCTGCCCTCCCCCGAGGGGGCCCGGATCGTCCTGGTCACCCGCGGCACGGTCGTGCTGAGCGACGAGGAGCGCACCCTCGAGCTGTCGAAGGGGGACTCCGTCTTCGTCCCCGCGACCAACCCTGCGATCACGGCGTCCGGCGACGCCCAGGTCTTCCTCGCCGCCCCCGGGCTGGCCTGA
- the groL gene encoding chaperonin GroEL (60 kDa chaperone family; promotes refolding of misfolded polypeptides especially under stressful conditions; forms two stacked rings of heptamers to form a barrel-shaped 14mer; ends can be capped by GroES; misfolded proteins enter the barrel where they are refolded when GroES binds) yields the protein MAKLIEFNVEARRGLERGMNTLADAVKVTLGPKGRNVVLEKKWGAPTITNDGVSIAKEIELEDPFEKIGAELVKEVAKKTDDVAGDGTTTATVVAQAMVREGLRNVTAGANPMGLKRGIEKAVAAIADELAAQATSVDTKEQIAATASISAADTTVGDIIAEAMDKVGKEGVITVEESNTFGLDLELTEGMRFDKGYISPYFVTDAERMEAVLDDPYILIVNSKVSSLKDLLPVLEKVMQGGKPLLVIAEDVDGEALAGLIVNKIRGTFKSVAVKAPGFGDRRKAMLGDIAILTGGQVISEEVGLKLDAVTVELLGRARSVRITKDETTIVDGAGDAQQIEGRVAQIRREIENSDSDYDREKLQERLAKLAGGVAVIKVGAATEVELKERKHRIEDAVRNAKAAVEEGILPGGGVALLQAAAAVKEKVSGELSGDELVGAQIVFTAASAPLKQIAENAGLEGGVVAEKVAGLEPGKGLNAATGEYVDMLEAGIPDPAKVTRSALQNAASIAALFLTTEAVIADKPEKAPAMPAGGDDMGGMGF from the coding sequence GTGGCAAAGCTGATTGAATTCAACGTCGAGGCCCGCCGCGGGCTCGAGCGGGGCATGAACACCCTCGCCGACGCGGTGAAGGTGACGCTCGGCCCGAAGGGTCGCAACGTCGTCCTCGAGAAGAAGTGGGGCGCCCCCACGATCACCAACGACGGTGTCTCCATCGCCAAGGAGATCGAGCTGGAGGACCCGTTCGAGAAGATCGGGGCCGAGCTCGTCAAGGAGGTCGCCAAGAAGACCGACGACGTCGCGGGTGACGGCACCACCACCGCCACCGTCGTGGCGCAGGCGATGGTCCGCGAGGGCCTCCGCAACGTCACCGCCGGTGCGAACCCGATGGGCCTCAAGCGCGGCATCGAGAAGGCCGTCGCCGCCATCGCCGACGAGCTGGCCGCCCAGGCCACCTCGGTCGACACCAAGGAGCAGATCGCGGCCACGGCGTCCATCTCGGCCGCCGACACCACGGTCGGCGACATCATCGCCGAGGCGATGGACAAGGTCGGCAAGGAAGGCGTCATCACCGTCGAGGAGAGCAACACCTTCGGGCTCGACCTCGAGCTCACCGAGGGCATGCGCTTCGACAAGGGCTACATCTCGCCCTACTTCGTGACCGACGCCGAGCGCATGGAGGCCGTCCTCGACGACCCCTACATCCTCATCGTCAACAGCAAGGTCTCCTCGCTGAAGGACCTGCTGCCCGTTCTCGAGAAGGTCATGCAGGGCGGCAAGCCGCTGCTGGTCATCGCCGAGGACGTCGACGGTGAGGCCCTCGCCGGCCTGATCGTCAACAAGATCCGTGGCACCTTCAAGTCCGTCGCCGTCAAGGCCCCGGGCTTCGGCGACCGCCGCAAGGCCATGCTGGGCGACATCGCGATCCTGACCGGCGGCCAGGTCATCTCCGAGGAGGTCGGCCTCAAGCTGGACGCCGTGACCGTCGAGCTGCTCGGCCGCGCCCGCTCGGTGCGCATCACCAAGGACGAGACCACCATCGTCGACGGTGCCGGCGACGCGCAGCAGATCGAGGGCCGCGTGGCCCAGATCCGCCGCGAGATCGAGAACTCCGACTCCGACTACGACCGCGAGAAGCTGCAGGAGCGCCTCGCCAAGCTGGCCGGCGGCGTGGCCGTCATCAAGGTCGGCGCGGCCACCGAGGTCGAGCTCAAGGAGCGCAAGCACCGCATCGAGGACGCCGTCCGCAACGCGAAGGCGGCCGTCGAGGAGGGCATCCTCCCCGGTGGTGGCGTCGCGCTGCTCCAGGCCGCCGCCGCGGTCAAGGAGAAGGTGTCCGGCGAGCTGTCCGGCGACGAGCTGGTCGGCGCGCAGATCGTGTTCACCGCTGCCTCGGCCCCGCTGAAGCAGATCGCCGAGAACGCCGGCCTCGAGGGCGGCGTCGTGGCGGAGAAGGTCGCGGGCCTCGAGCCCGGCAAGGGCCTGAACGCCGCCACCGGTGAGTACGTGGACATGCTCGAGGCGGGCATCCCCGACCCGGCCAAGGTGACCCGCTCGGCGCTGCAGAACGCGGCGTCCATCGCGGCGCTGTTCCTCACCACCGAGGCCGTCATCGCCGACAAGCCCGAGAAGGCGCCGGCCATGCCGGCCGGCGGCGACGACATGGGCGGCATGGGCTTCTGA
- a CDS encoding M1 family metallopeptidase, with protein MRVVPDPYLPGHGDLRYTVEHYDLALDYRLTTNRLDAVATLRVVAREATDTLRLDLSGLHVSRVRVGGAKPKKYTHKDRVLTLKLAHPLAAGEPTTVEVAYAGKPGPVPGAHGPAGWEELTDGVLVASQPYGAPSFYPCNDRADDKASYRIAVTTDPEYAVVATGRPTGTSTRAGRTTWVFEEAAPTASYLVSIVIGRLAAEPLPGSGGRVTLHRPRGRAVPPASPLLRLPAMLDALEGWFGPYPLPDFRAVVVDEPLEIPLEAQGMASFGTNHLVDDWDNERLVVHELAHQWFGNKVTSGLLRDIWLHEGFACYTEWLWSEARGLLTADERAARHHKALPMQQQTTPLADPGMPAMFDDWVYKRGALTLHALRVALGDAAFFAVCRSWVAEHSVASTTTFVDHVARVTGTDQSALLAIWLDAVKLPACPRLRA; from the coding sequence GTGCGCGTCGTCCCTGATCCCTACCTGCCCGGCCACGGGGACCTCCGGTACACCGTCGAGCACTACGACCTCGCCCTCGACTACCGCCTGACCACCAACCGCCTGGACGCGGTCGCCACCCTGCGCGTGGTCGCCCGGGAGGCCACCGACACCCTGCGCCTCGACCTGAGCGGGCTGCACGTCTCCCGGGTGCGGGTCGGCGGGGCGAAGCCGAAGAAGTACACCCACAAGGACCGCGTCCTCACGCTGAAGCTGGCCCACCCCTTGGCCGCCGGCGAGCCCACGACCGTCGAGGTCGCCTACGCCGGCAAGCCCGGCCCGGTGCCGGGAGCGCACGGCCCGGCCGGCTGGGAGGAGCTCACCGACGGCGTCCTGGTCGCCTCGCAGCCCTACGGCGCGCCGTCGTTCTACCCGTGCAACGACCGGGCCGACGACAAGGCCTCCTACCGCATCGCCGTGACCACCGACCCCGAGTACGCGGTCGTCGCGACCGGACGCCCCACCGGCACGTCCACGCGCGCCGGCCGCACGACCTGGGTGTTCGAGGAGGCCGCGCCCACGGCGTCCTACCTCGTCAGCATCGTCATCGGACGCCTCGCGGCCGAGCCCCTGCCGGGTTCCGGGGGCCGGGTCACGCTCCACCGCCCGCGCGGACGCGCCGTGCCGCCGGCCTCGCCCCTGCTGCGCCTGCCGGCGATGCTGGACGCCCTCGAGGGCTGGTTCGGCCCCTATCCCCTGCCCGACTTCAGGGCCGTGGTGGTCGACGAGCCCCTGGAGATCCCGCTCGAGGCGCAGGGCATGGCCAGCTTCGGCACCAACCACCTCGTCGACGACTGGGACAACGAGCGCCTCGTCGTGCACGAACTCGCCCACCAGTGGTTCGGCAACAAGGTGACCTCCGGGCTGCTGCGCGACATCTGGCTGCACGAGGGCTTCGCCTGCTACACCGAGTGGCTGTGGTCGGAGGCCCGCGGCCTGCTGACCGCCGACGAGCGCGCGGCGCGGCACCACAAGGCGCTGCCGATGCAGCAGCAGACCACCCCGCTGGCCGACCCCGGCATGCCGGCGATGTTCGACGACTGGGTCTACAAGCGCGGCGCGCTGACCCTGCACGCGTTGCGCGTGGCGCTCGGCGACGCGGCCTTCTTCGCCGTGTGCCGTTCGTGGGTCGCCGAGCACTCGGTCGCCTCCACCACGACGTTCGTCGACCACGTGGCCCGCGTCACGGGCACCGACCAGTCCGCACTGCTGGCCATCTGGCTCGACGCGGTCAAGCTGCCGGCCTGCCCCCGGTTGCGGGCGTGA
- a CDS encoding Cof-type HAD-IIB family hydrolase, with protein sequence MTRSRSPEPARRRRAVFLDVDGTLVGWDGRIPASTVEAVRGARAAGHAVFVCTGRSRAELWPDLLDIGFDGVIGASGAFVAVGGEVVVHRAIPEDDLAFALAWFDRHDTGVVLQADDAILAPVAIRDRMRASLPDLGQTPEEFARGSFGFIDRVRTDGDRSGVLVTKLVYLGCPLPVDAVQEALAGRFEVVASSVEAFGPGCGEVTVAGLDKAAGMVAALTHLGLDRADSIAIGDSWNDVELLRAAGVGIAMGNAPDAVKAIADEVTGRVDEDGLHAAFVRHGLIGA encoded by the coding sequence ATGACCCGCTCGCGCAGCCCCGAACCCGCCCGGCGGCGCCGGGCCGTCTTCCTCGACGTCGACGGCACCCTCGTCGGCTGGGACGGTCGGATCCCCGCGAGCACGGTGGAGGCCGTGCGCGGCGCCCGCGCGGCCGGCCACGCCGTGTTCGTGTGCACGGGCCGGTCGCGGGCCGAGTTGTGGCCCGACCTGCTCGACATCGGCTTCGACGGGGTGATCGGGGCCTCCGGGGCATTCGTCGCGGTGGGTGGCGAGGTGGTCGTGCACCGCGCGATCCCCGAGGACGACCTGGCCTTCGCCCTGGCCTGGTTCGACCGCCACGACACCGGCGTCGTCCTGCAGGCCGACGACGCGATCCTCGCCCCGGTCGCCATCCGCGACCGCATGCGCGCCTCGCTACCCGACCTCGGCCAGACCCCCGAGGAGTTCGCCCGGGGCTCGTTCGGCTTCATCGACCGGGTGCGCACCGACGGTGATCGCAGCGGGGTGCTGGTCACCAAGCTGGTCTACCTCGGCTGCCCGCTCCCGGTCGACGCCGTGCAGGAGGCCCTCGCGGGCCGGTTCGAGGTCGTGGCCAGCTCGGTCGAGGCCTTCGGCCCCGGCTGCGGCGAGGTCACCGTCGCCGGCCTCGACAAGGCCGCCGGCATGGTGGCCGCCCTCACCCACCTCGGCCTCGACCGCGCGGACTCCATCGCCATCGGCGACAGCTGGAACGACGTCGAACTGCTCCGCGCCGCGGGCGTCGGCATCGCGATGGGCAACGCCCCCGACGCCGTCAAGGCCATCGCCGACGAGGTCACCGGCCGCGTCGACGAGGACGGCCTGCACGCGGCCTTCGTCCGACACGGCCTCATCGGGGCCTGA
- a CDS encoding Pls/PosA family non-ribosomal peptide synthetase, translating to MFRATVETFGDAHALDNGVEVLTYAEFADAAEEVATELAAHGIGRGDRVGVRIASGTTTLYTAIMGILLAGAAYVPVDADDPDERARTVFDEAGVAAILGNGLAITTRGARRAARAPLPDVQLDDDAWIIFTSGSTGKPKGVAVQHRSAAAFVDAEARLFLQQDPINETDRVMAGLSVAFDASCEEMWLAWRYGACLVPAPRSLVRSGMDLGPWLVAHRLTIVSTVPTLVLLWPAEALDRVRLLILGGEACPPEIGIRFATERREVWNTYGPTEATVVACAAQVFAHEPVRIGWALDGWDLAVVDPATGEPVAASEPGELVIGGVGLARYLDPAKDAEKYAPMPSLGWERAYRSGDLVVDDPEGLLFLGRADDQVKVGGRRIELGELDAALTALPGVRGAAAAVRTTGAGTQVLVGYLAADSDFDIHAATAALREQLPAALVPRLAVVDDLPTRTSGKIDRDALPWPLPGGPAEPAASGQTAALTEHEAWLAGLWTDTLGAAVADPASDFFDLGGTSLAVAHLLAAIRRRFPEAGVTDIYDHPRLGAMAAHLTAMEAPDVPLNERVTPVRRRTKVGQLLAIVPLRTIGALRWVTLLATGVNLAGWLALPVSPVPWWLVAVGWVLFVLPPGRMVLSALGARLLLAPVVPGRYPRGGRAHLRLWLAERLAEELGATSTASAPGMTWYARLLGARIGKGVDLHTVPPVTGFLTVGEGASIEIEADLAGYWLDGDTLVVGSVTIGPDARIGMRSTLGPDSVVGAGAEIGPGSAVVGEVPAGEYWTGSPAQPSRARARGPWEAPPPRRPAWWLGYLLASLVIAAIPPAGLASGAAIVLATAPTGVGIAALLGHALVWLPPAVLAGFAVVALLVLGFVRLAGLFVVEGPAPVHSGRGLAAWATVRVLDEARTWLYPLYAGWFTTVWLRLLGAEMGKDAEASTVLMIPKLASVGEGSFLADDTLVGGYELGGGWLRTGRTRVGKGAFLGNSGMAAPGRKVPARGLVAVLSSAPPRDRAKKTTSWIGSPPAPLRRAVQQADTSLTYDPPTRLRVLRALVEAFRIVAVMVSMALAVLVVAALLALASASWWWAVGLGGVVLVATGYLAAWLSVLPKRLLVGRVKPGEHPLWSSFVWRNELADQFVELVTAPWFVRWATGTPLLNVWLRTMGARIGKGVWCESYWLPEPDLVEVGPGATISRGCVVQTHLFHDRVLALDTVVIKAGATLCPNGVVLPGATVGRHSTIGPASLVMRGESVPRRTRWIGNPIGPWTA from the coding sequence GTGTTCCGGGCCACCGTCGAGACCTTCGGTGACGCCCACGCGCTCGACAACGGCGTCGAGGTGCTGACCTACGCGGAGTTCGCCGACGCGGCCGAGGAGGTGGCCACCGAACTGGCCGCCCACGGGATCGGGCGCGGCGACCGGGTCGGCGTCCGCATCGCCTCGGGAACGACCACGCTCTACACCGCGATCATGGGCATCCTGCTCGCCGGCGCGGCGTACGTGCCCGTCGACGCCGACGACCCCGACGAGCGCGCCCGCACCGTCTTCGACGAGGCCGGGGTGGCCGCCATCCTGGGCAACGGCCTGGCGATCACCACCCGGGGGGCCCGGCGCGCCGCACGCGCCCCCCTGCCCGACGTGCAGCTCGACGACGACGCGTGGATCATCTTCACCTCCGGCTCCACCGGCAAGCCGAAGGGCGTCGCGGTCCAGCACCGCTCGGCCGCGGCGTTCGTGGACGCCGAGGCGCGGCTCTTCCTCCAACAGGACCCCATCAACGAGACCGACCGGGTCATGGCCGGCCTGTCGGTCGCCTTCGACGCCTCCTGCGAGGAGATGTGGCTGGCCTGGCGCTACGGCGCCTGCCTCGTGCCCGCCCCCCGCTCACTGGTCCGCTCCGGCATGGACCTCGGCCCCTGGCTGGTCGCCCACCGGCTCACCATCGTCTCGACGGTGCCGACCCTGGTGCTGCTCTGGCCGGCCGAGGCGCTGGACCGCGTGCGGCTGCTCATCCTCGGCGGCGAGGCCTGCCCGCCCGAGATCGGCATCCGGTTCGCGACCGAGCGGCGCGAGGTCTGGAACACCTACGGCCCGACCGAGGCCACCGTCGTCGCCTGCGCCGCGCAGGTGTTCGCCCACGAGCCCGTCCGCATCGGCTGGGCCCTGGACGGCTGGGACCTCGCCGTCGTCGACCCCGCCACCGGGGAGCCCGTCGCCGCCAGCGAGCCGGGCGAACTCGTCATCGGCGGCGTCGGCCTGGCGCGCTACCTCGACCCCGCCAAGGACGCCGAGAAGTACGCCCCCATGCCCTCGCTGGGCTGGGAGCGCGCCTACCGTTCCGGCGACCTCGTCGTCGACGACCCCGAGGGGCTGCTGTTCCTCGGCCGCGCCGACGACCAGGTCAAGGTCGGCGGGCGGCGCATCGAGCTGGGCGAACTGGACGCCGCGCTCACGGCCCTGCCCGGGGTCCGGGGCGCCGCGGCGGCCGTGCGCACCACGGGCGCCGGCACCCAGGTGCTGGTCGGCTACCTCGCCGCCGACTCCGACTTCGACATCCACGCCGCCACCGCGGCCCTCCGCGAGCAGCTGCCGGCCGCCCTGGTCCCCCGGCTGGCGGTCGTCGACGACCTGCCCACCCGCACGTCCGGCAAGATCGACCGGGACGCCCTCCCGTGGCCCCTCCCCGGCGGCCCGGCCGAGCCCGCGGCGTCCGGGCAGACCGCGGCGCTGACCGAGCACGAGGCGTGGCTGGCTGGCCTGTGGACCGACACGCTCGGGGCCGCCGTGGCCGACCCAGCGTCCGACTTCTTCGACCTGGGCGGCACCTCGCTGGCCGTGGCGCACCTGCTCGCCGCGATCCGGCGGCGGTTCCCCGAGGCCGGCGTCACCGACATCTACGACCACCCGCGCCTGGGTGCGATGGCCGCCCACCTGACCGCGATGGAGGCCCCCGACGTCCCGCTCAACGAGCGTGTCACCCCGGTGCGCCGCCGCACGAAGGTGGGCCAGCTGCTCGCCATCGTGCCACTGCGCACGATCGGGGCGCTGCGCTGGGTCACGCTGTTGGCGACCGGCGTGAACCTCGCCGGGTGGCTCGCGCTGCCCGTCTCCCCCGTGCCCTGGTGGCTGGTCGCGGTGGGCTGGGTCCTGTTCGTGCTGCCGCCCGGACGGATGGTCCTGTCGGCGCTCGGAGCGCGGCTGCTGCTCGCCCCGGTCGTCCCGGGTCGCTACCCGCGCGGCGGCCGCGCCCACCTGCGGCTGTGGCTGGCCGAGCGGCTCGCCGAGGAACTCGGCGCCACCTCGACCGCCTCGGCCCCCGGCATGACCTGGTATGCCCGCCTCCTCGGCGCGCGCATCGGCAAGGGCGTCGACCTGCACACCGTCCCCCCGGTCACGGGCTTCCTGACCGTCGGCGAGGGGGCCAGCATCGAGATCGAGGCCGACCTGGCCGGGTACTGGCTCGACGGCGACACCCTCGTCGTCGGCTCGGTCACCATCGGCCCGGACGCCCGCATCGGCATGCGCTCCACGCTCGGCCCCGACTCCGTCGTCGGTGCGGGCGCCGAGATCGGACCGGGATCGGCCGTGGTCGGCGAGGTGCCCGCGGGCGAGTACTGGACGGGCTCCCCCGCCCAGCCCTCCCGCGCCCGGGCGCGCGGCCCGTGGGAGGCACCCCCGCCCCGGCGTCCCGCTTGGTGGCTGGGTTACCTGCTCGCCTCGCTGGTCATCGCCGCGATCCCGCCGGCCGGGCTCGCCAGCGGCGCCGCGATCGTGCTCGCCACCGCCCCCACCGGGGTCGGCATCGCGGCCCTGCTCGGCCACGCGCTGGTCTGGCTGCCGCCGGCGGTGCTCGCCGGGTTCGCGGTGGTGGCCCTGCTCGTGCTCGGGTTCGTGCGTCTGGCCGGGCTGTTCGTGGTCGAGGGCCCCGCACCGGTGCACTCCGGCCGCGGGCTGGCCGCCTGGGCGACCGTCCGGGTGCTCGACGAGGCCCGCACCTGGCTCTACCCCCTGTACGCCGGCTGGTTCACCACCGTGTGGCTGCGCCTGCTCGGCGCCGAGATGGGCAAGGACGCCGAGGCGTCGACCGTGCTGATGATCCCGAAGCTGGCCTCGGTCGGCGAGGGCTCGTTCCTGGCCGACGACACCCTCGTCGGCGGCTACGAGCTCGGCGGCGGCTGGCTCCGCACCGGCCGCACCCGCGTCGGCAAGGGCGCCTTCCTCGGCAACTCCGGCATGGCCGCCCCCGGGCGCAAGGTGCCCGCGCGCGGCCTCGTCGCCGTGCTCAGCTCGGCCCCACCGCGGGACCGGGCCAAGAAGACCACCTCGTGGATCGGTTCCCCGCCCGCCCCGCTGCGCCGCGCCGTGCAGCAGGCCGACACCTCGCTCACCTACGACCCGCCCACCCGGCTCCGCGTGCTGCGGGCGCTGGTCGAGGCGTTCCGGATCGTCGCGGTGATGGTGTCCATGGCCCTCGCGGTGCTGGTGGTCGCCGCGCTGCTCGCGCTGGCGTCCGCGTCGTGGTGGTGGGCGGTCGGCCTCGGCGGGGTCGTCCTGGTCGCCACCGGGTACCTCGCGGCCTGGCTGTCGGTGCTGCCCAAGCGCCTGCTCGTGGGGCGGGTGAAGCCGGGCGAGCACCCCCTGTGGAGCTCCTTCGTGTGGCGCAACGAGCTGGCCGACCAGTTCGTCGAGCTGGTCACCGCGCCGTGGTTCGTGCGCTGGGCCACCGGGACGCCCCTGCTCAACGTCTGGCTGCGCACCATGGGCGCCCGCATCGGGAAGGGTGTGTGGTGCGAGTCCTACTGGCTGCCCGAACCCGACCTGGTCGAGGTCGGTCCCGGCGCGACCATCTCGCGGGGCTGCGTCGTGCAGACCCACCTGTTCCACGACCGTGTGCTCGCCCTCGACACCGTCGTCATCAAGGCGGGCGCGACCCTGTGCCCCAACGGCGTCGTCCTGCCGGGCGCGACCGTCGGCCGGCACTCCACCATCGGCCCCGCCTCACTGGTGATGCGCGGCGAGTCGGTGCCGCGCCGCACGCGCTGGATCGGCAACCCCATCGGGCCGTGGACCGCGTGA
- a CDS encoding helix-turn-helix domain-containing protein — translation MSLSLIAVLVGSFAFGSIARWLLRNRATLSTTASVVMSILGSAVGFTLAWAIKPDVLLTSPLAIALALGASVLAVAAYAGVAAHLQRPLRATTAELVRAGESDRVEFKSTARVNLHTGAKDDKMEQVTAKTLAAFLNADGGTLIIGVDDAGTPLGLDRDLGTMKAPDHDRFQLWLRDLLTTTLGPNAAALVAVEFEALPDGDGVARDVCRVTAAASPRPVYLRPNKNAAPELWVRTGNSSRQLAVDAASEYVMHRWPLGPGAGIAAQFRAAIRFSQGH, via the coding sequence GTGTCGCTTTCCCTCATCGCCGTCCTCGTCGGCTCGTTCGCGTTCGGTTCGATCGCGCGCTGGCTGCTGCGAAACCGGGCAACGCTCTCGACGACGGCTTCGGTCGTGATGTCGATCCTTGGCTCGGCGGTCGGGTTCACCCTCGCCTGGGCCATCAAGCCAGACGTCCTGCTGACCAGCCCCCTGGCCATCGCCCTCGCCCTCGGCGCCTCGGTGCTCGCGGTCGCCGCCTACGCCGGCGTCGCGGCACACCTGCAGCGCCCGCTGCGGGCGACCACCGCCGAGCTGGTGCGGGCGGGCGAGTCAGACCGGGTGGAGTTCAAGTCCACGGCGCGGGTGAACCTCCACACGGGAGCCAAGGACGACAAGATGGAGCAGGTGACGGCGAAGACCCTTGCCGCTTTCCTGAACGCCGACGGCGGCACGCTCATCATCGGCGTCGACGACGCCGGCACGCCGCTGGGCCTCGACCGCGACCTCGGGACCATGAAGGCCCCCGACCACGACCGCTTCCAGCTCTGGCTCCGCGACCTGCTGACCACGACACTCGGCCCCAACGCCGCCGCGCTGGTCGCCGTCGAGTTCGAGGCGCTGCCCGACGGCGACGGCGTCGCCCGCGACGTCTGCCGGGTGACGGCCGCGGCCTCCCCGCGCCCGGTGTACCTGCGCCCGAACAAGAACGCGGCACCGGAGCTGTGGGTGCGCACCGGGAACTCGTCGCGGCAGCTCGCCGTCGACGCCGCGAGCGAGTACGTGATGCACCGCTGGCCCCTTGGCCCGGGCGCCGGGATCGCGGCGCAGTTCCGCGCGGCGATCCGCTTCTCGCAGGGCCACTGA
- a CDS encoding DUF3263 domain-containing protein, which produces MSDALARTETGTTESGLTAFEADLLAFEATGHLAPEGKEAAILRRFDLSVPRYYQELNALIDKPEALAHATLLVKRLRRQRESRQQRRSARPLSAAAAV; this is translated from the coding sequence ATGTCCGACGCGCTGGCCCGCACCGAAACCGGTACCACCGAGTCCGGCCTCACCGCGTTCGAGGCCGACCTGCTCGCGTTCGAGGCGACCGGGCACCTCGCCCCCGAGGGCAAGGAGGCGGCGATCCTACGCCGCTTCGACCTGTCGGTGCCGCGGTACTACCAGGAGCTCAACGCCCTGATCGACAAGCCCGAGGCGCTCGCCCACGCGACCCTGCTGGTCAAGCGCCTCCGCCGCCAGCGCGAGAGCCGCCAGCAGCGCCGTTCGGCCCGCCCGCTGTCGGCCGCCGCGGCCGTCTGA
- a CDS encoding DedA family protein, giving the protein MFDPTSWDAPYAIVVAALWVIVMLRANGTYWLGRGIAAGARRTRAARLLESKHYERGASWLNRWGAPAVSLSFFTIGVQTMVNLAAGVTRMPLRRYLPAVAVGCVAWAFIYGTVGFMGWVGLQELWVRSPAAVIVVGVVGVGALAWAVLSRDKKPTPAG; this is encoded by the coding sequence ATGTTCGATCCCACGAGCTGGGACGCCCCCTACGCCATCGTCGTCGCCGCGCTGTGGGTGATCGTGATGCTGCGCGCCAACGGGACCTACTGGCTGGGCCGCGGGATCGCGGCAGGCGCGCGGAGGACGAGGGCTGCGAGGCTCCTGGAATCCAAGCACTACGAACGCGGCGCCTCCTGGCTGAACCGTTGGGGCGCGCCTGCCGTGTCGCTTTCCTTCTTCACCATCGGCGTCCAGACCATGGTGAACCTCGCCGCCGGCGTGACCCGGATGCCGCTGCGCCGCTACCTGCCCGCCGTCGCCGTCGGGTGCGTCGCGTGGGCGTTCATCTACGGCACGGTCGGCTTCATGGGCTGGGTCGGCCTCCAGGAGCTGTGGGTCCGCTCCCCCGCCGCGGTGATCGTCGTGGGCGTCGTCGGGGTCGGCGCGCTCGCCTGGGCCGTGCTGTCGCGCGACAAGAAGCCCACGCCCGCTGGTTGA
- a CDS encoding multicopper oxidase domain-containing protein: protein MGNGSTAPLDVGHGETYDVAFLADNPGIWMDHCHNLPHAVEGLMTHLMDEGVTTPFLLGTASGNEPE from the coding sequence ATCGGAAACGGATCCACCGCGCCGCTCGACGTCGGCCACGGCGAGACCTACGACGTGGCCTTCCTGGCCGACAACCCCGGCATCTGGATGGACCACTGCCACAACCTGCCCCACGCGGTGGAGGGACTGATGACCCACCTCATGGACGAGGGGGTGACGACGCCGTTCCTGCTCGGGACGGCGTCCGGGAACGAACCGGAGTGA